A window of Kribbella sp. NBC_00382 genomic DNA:
GCCTCCAGGCGTAGTACGCGGGAGCCGTTGGGCAGTTCGAGGACTGAGGCGGTACCGGTGGTGCGGTGCTCGTGGGTGATGAAACTGCCTTTGGCGAGCTGTCTTGGGGCGCTTGCCGTCGTGGTTGCCGTCGTAGTTGCCGGAGTGCTTGGCGGCGTCTGGAGTGGGGTCGCGGCGGGGGTCTGGCGGCGGCCGCCGGAAATTGTCGGTGGCGCCGTCGAGGATGTGGTCATGGAGATCGGATCGGCGCCCGGAAGCGCTTCGTCGACCACCTTGCCGGTGAAGAGCCGCCAAGGCTGGAAGAGCGGCAGCGCGACGGCTGCGACCACGGCGGCGACCGCCACGGTGGCGACAGCGAGGGTACGGCGGCGGGTGCTCGGCATCGATCGGCTCCAGTCCGTCACCCGGCGGGTCCGGGTGCTGGCTCCAGTCTGGCCGCGGGAGCACCCGTCGCGGCCCGCCGGCCGCTTACGTCCCGTTGACGATTGTCGGCGGGCAGGGTTACGCTTTCAGTGTTCGAACAGATGTTCGATTGCCGCCAGGCCGGTCTCGTCGGGAGACCGGGCGCCGGCGATCGGAACGACTGAAGGACTCCGGTGCGGAGTTGCGGCCGCATCGGTAACCGGTGGTCCCGGTGGGCCGGGCGCCGAGGTGGACCTCGACCCCCACCTGGCGCCCACCCACCGGGCCGCTGACCAGGGGAAGAAGTTCGCGCACAGGAGGCGATGCAGCATGTGGGAGTTCGATGAGTCCGTCGAGGTGCGTTCAGACGTCGTGGACGGGATCGAGACTCCACAGCAGTTCCTGTGGCGCGGACGGCTATGGCGGGTCTGTGCGGTCGAAGCCCACTGGGTGGAGACGGCGGCCTGGTGGGAGCGTGGCGTGATCGGCGCCGGCGTAGGCGCCGCGACGGCAACCGCGATCGCGGGATCATCCGCTTCCGTCGGTGTGCTGGATGCGGATTGGGGGCCGCAACGGGCGGTCTTCCGCGTGGAGGCAGGGTGCGGCCGGCATGGCCGGCGGGAGATGTTCGATCTCGCGCACGACCCGGACTCAGGACGTTGGCAACTCGAGAGGGTGACGGACCGATGACAGTTTCACCGGTTTCGCCGGCAGCCGCCGGCTCAGCCAGCCGCGATCTATCCCGGGCGCGGACCGCGCTCACCGAGGCCCGCGAGGCCGACGACCACCTGATCCGCTACTCGAGCGCCCACGTGGCCGCCCTCCGAGTCGCCGCCGCGGTGCTCGCCGTCCGAGCCCGCCCGGCCCGCTCCGGCGCCCGCCGTCGCGTCCAGCGCAACGCTTGGGTGCTGCTGTCCGAGGTAGCCCCCGAGTTCGGCGAATGGGCCTCCTTCTTCGCCGCCGGCGCCACCCAACGCGCCGCCGCCGAAGCAGGCCTCGAACGAGCCGTCACGACCCGCGAGGCCGACGACCTCGTCCGCGCCGCCGAAACCTTCTACGAGCTGGTCGAATCCAGCCTCAACCTCACCACTCAACCCGTCCTCCCCAGGGCTTCCGACCCCCAGTCAGTCCTAGCCCAACCCTGGATGCAGGCAAGCTAACCCGCCCACATCCCCACCAACGCAGCGCCCGCGGGCCCCCGTCCCGCGGGCGCTCGCCTATCCCCACCCCATGCACCCAAACCACCCCACGCACCCAAACCACCCCACGCACCCGAATCAGCCCCCACACACCCGAATCAGCCCCACGCACCCGCCGCGTCCGCTCCTGCGCCGCTTCCGCTCTGGGTGCTCCCGCCCGCCCGGTGTGTGCGCTCCTACGTCGCGCGGTGCGACCACGCTGATGATCACCTGCTTGCCGGGCTGCAGGTGGTTCCGAGTGGTCGCCCGGGTGAAGGAGTACTCCGGCGCTATCTACGTACAGCTGCTCGTGTCTCGGACACCGGGGCTCCTGTGGTGGTCGGCCGGGGTTAGGTGAATTGCATCGGGTGGGTGGATTCCCGCGCCCGCTGCGTCCACTCCTGCGTCGCTTCCGCTCTGGGCGCTCCCGCCGCCCTGGTGGGCGCTCCTGCGTCGCGCGGTGCGACCGCCGAGGCGGCACGTGGTTGCTAGCCGGCAGGTGGTCCGAGTGATCGGCCGGGTTGAGTGCTCTGGCGTCGCGCGGCTTGACCGCCGTGCCGGGCGCGCTGTTGCCAGACGGTCGGTGGTTTGCATGTGCTCGCCCAGATGCGCAGGCGCGTGCAATCGTCGTACAGCAGCTCGTGTGCCGTGCTCGCCGGCTGTGCCGGTCGTCGGGTTGGGTGAGTGGCATCTGGTCGACGCACCTGTCGCGCCCGCTCCTGCGCGTCGCCCCCGCTCTGGATGCTCCAACCCCCCTGGTGGGCGCTCCTACGTCGCGCGGCTCGAACACTGCGGTGGTCGCCAGGTTGTTGGACGGCGGGTGGTCCGAGTGCTCGCCTCGGTGAGTAGTCCTGCGCGATCGTGCTGGCCCAGGTGAGTACGGCTGCGCGGTCGGCGTGCAGGTGCGTCGGGCTGTTGCGTTGGTCGGCCGGGCGCAGGTGGTGGGGAGACTTTTCGCGGAGCTTGCGGAGGGAATTCGCCCGCAGAGGGGGTATTTGTCTCCCCAGTCTCCGGTCGCGGGCGGCTGGTAGTCCGTCGGGAATGGGGCGACGGAGGACGTTGGGGCTCTAGCCCGGGTTGGCGCCGCGGCTTGACGCGGTGGTGACCTCTCGGGCGAGTGTGTCTGGTGGAGTGGTTCCGACGCACCCGCCGCGCCCGGTCCTGCGTCGGGTGGCTCGATTGTGGTGGTGAGCGTGCTGTTGTCGGGCAGTCGGTGGTTGCGGTGCTCTCCCGGGTGGGCATGGCTGCGCTACCGGCGTACGGGACCGCCCTGGGTTCGGTTAACTCGCGGGTGTGGTCGTCGGGATTTCCAGGCACTCGACGGGGTCCGATTGTGCGGATTGGGTGGGCTGGTGATCGTCTGGATCTCAAGCGGTACCTGGCGTCTGGAAGCTGCCTAGGCCGTCGGCCATGGTCGGGTTGTTGCCCTAGGCAATGTTCTGGGGCTGGGCCTTGGGTGGGGTTCGGGGGAGCCGCATTGACTGCGCGCTTGATTCATTCACCTATTGTGCTAGTAGACTAGTTATATGTTTCTAGTCGAGGGGAAGGTCGAATGGTCAGTCGTCGGACCACGCTCAAGACCGGTGCCGGGGTCGTCGCCGTGGCTGTTGGAGGCGGTGGGGTGCTGGGGGCCAGCCCGCGTCCTGCCTCTGCGGAAGAGATTGCTACCAGCGTGGAGCCTGATGCTGCTGGGTTGCAGGAGGTTCTCGATGAGATGGCTTCGTCGGCGGCGTCTGGGGTGTTGGCTGAGGTGCGGGGTGGTGGTCGGGTTTGGCGGGGGAGTGGTGGGGTTGCTGAGCTCGGGGAGGGGAAGCCGGTGGTTGCCGGCGGGCGGTTTCGGGCGGGGAGTATTACCAAGTCGTTTGTGGCGGCTGTGGTGCTTCAGTTGGTTGGGGAAGGGCGGCTTCGGCTGGGGGACAGTGTTGAGCGGTGGTTGCCTGGCGTGGTCGCCGAGGGTGGGCGGATCACGGTGCGGCAGTTGCTGCAGCACACCAGTGGCATCGTGAACTACACGAATACCCGCGCGTTTCGCACTCTCTACGGCGGGGTTGACCAGGTGGTTGGGCTTCGCGATCGGACCTGGACTCCGCAAGAGTTGCTGAAGTTCACGGCGGGGGAGGCGTTGCTGTTCGAGCTTGGTACTTCGTGGATGTACTCGAATACCAACTACATCCTGCTCGCTCTGGTGATTGAGCGGGTGACTGGCAATCACTACGCCAGGGAGGCTGAGCGGCGGGTGCTGCGTCCGCTGGGGTTGCGCGGGACGGAGTTTCCTGGGCGTCGGTCGGTGATCGTGGGGTCTCATGCGCATGGGTATCTGCCGCGACGGGTGGGCGATCAGGTGGAGCCGGTGGATATCACCAGGTTCAATCCGTCGGTTGGTGGCGCATCGGGTGAGGTGGTGTCTACTGCGGCTGACCTCAACCGGTTCTTCCGTGCGTTGGTCACCGGCAGGTTGCTTCGGCCGGAGCAGCAGAGGGAGCTGCTGCAGATTCGGAGTACTGGGCGGGATTACGACTACGGGCTTGGGGTGGAGACCAAGGTGGTCAACGGCACGCGGCTGTGGGGGCACGAGGGTGACATCTTCGGCTATCAGGCTGCGTCCTGGAGCACGGAGGATGGGCGGCGGCAGCTGACTGTTTCTTACAACCCGTGGGGCAGCGGCGATCCTGAGTCGTTCATTGAGCGACTGCTTGCCGTTGCCTTCCGCAACAGGTAGCAGTGCATTCGCTAGATCGGGAGGGTGAGTGGTACGCGGAGGTCGGGGCCGTCGTTGTTGAGGAGGACGGAGGCCTCTAGGGCGCGGGCGCGGTAGAGGCGCAAGGGGTTTGGTGTTTGTAGGTGTTCGGGGGTGAAGGTGGTCAGGTCGGGGAGGCGGCTGCGGTAGGTGGGCGTGCAGCGGATTAGGTCGGAGTCGGGGACCTGTTCGGCGTGGGCGGTCAGGTAGACGGCTTCGGCAGTGAAGACCGGGCGCTGGGAGTCGTAGATGACGATGGCGACCTCGGGGCGGGCGGTGAGGTTGAGGGAATGGCGGCTGTCCGGGCGGGAGACCCAGTAGATGTCGGTACCGCCGTCGGGGGTGAAGTACACGGGAGATGCCCAGGGCCGGCCATCGCGGTCGGCGGTCGCGAGGGTCAGGTAGTGGTTGGCATCGATGATGCGGCGAGCTGTGTCTTGTGGGGTCATGACGCCAGCCTCGTACGGCGGTGAAGCGCGCGCATCCGTGACCACCACGGACATTAGAGTGCCGGAATGGAGTGGCGGGAGCAGGTTTCGGCGCGGGAGGGCGAGGTGCTGGCGGCGATCCGCGGGCACCAGTCGAACGCGCAGATCGCTGCTCAGCTGGATCTGTCCATCCGTACGGTGGAAAGCCACGTGGCTTCGTTGCTGCGCAAGGCCGGCGTACCGGACCGGCGGACGCTGGCGGCACTCGCGGACGCTTCGGCTGCGGGCGGGGCGACAGCCAGTTCCGCAGCGCGTGGAGCCGGTACTACCGGTGCGCCCGCCGCCGCGGGGCTGCCGGTGTTTCCGACGTCGTTCGTCGGGCGGGAGCAGGAGCTGGCCGCGGCATCGACGGCGCTTGAGCAATCGCGGCTGGTCAGTCTGGTCGGCGCTGGTGGGATGGGTAAGACGCGGCTTGCTGTCGAGGTGGCCGAGGGGCTGGAACGCGATGTTTTGTTCGTCGATCTGGTGCCGGTGCGAGCTGGTGGTGTCGGTCAGGCGGTGGCTCAGGTTCTTGGTGTCGTCGAGAGGCCGCCGGGGACGCCTGCTGACGCGGTGATCGACCGGCTGCGGAGCGAGCGGGTTCTATTGGTGCTGGACAACTGCGAGCACGTCATCGCCGAGGTGGGGGAGCTGGTCGCGCGGATCCTTCGGTTGTGCCCGCAGACGACGATCCTGGCGACTAGTCGCGAACGGCTTGCGGTGCCGGGGGAGCGACTCGTTCAGGTGCCTCCGCTCGGTGATGAGGCGGCGCGGCTCTTCCTGGATCGTGCGCGGGCTACCGATCCGGAGCTTGTCGCTGAGTCGGCGGAGGTTGAGCAGCTGTGTGTCGCGCTTGACGGGATGCCTTTGGCGATTGAGTTGGTGGGCGCGCGGACCGCGTCGCTGGGTGTGGATGGTGTGGGCGCTGCGCTGGATGACCTGTTGCGGTTGATCTCCGGTGGTCGCGGTCCGGATGAGCGGCATCATTCGCTCGGGGATGTGATCGGCTGGAGCCTTGAACTGCTGGATGATGACGAGCGGGTGTTGTTCCGCCGGCTGGGGGTGTTCGTCGGTGGGTTCGATCTTGATGCTGTTGCGGCGCTGAACCCGGAGCAGGGGCGAGGTGCGGTTGCCGACCTCATCGGCAGGTTGGTCGACCGGAGTCTGGTCGTGCACAGGCGGGTCGGTGCG
This region includes:
- a CDS encoding DM13 domain-containing protein, translated to MPSTRRRTLAVATVAVAAVVAAVALPLFQPWRLFTGKVVDEALPGADPISMTTSSTAPPTISGGRRQTPAATPLQTPPSTPATTTATTTASAPRQLAKGSFITHEHRTTGTASVLELPNGSRVLRLEALATSDGPDLEVWLSDAKVVEGRPGWHVFDDGRYRSLGQLKGNQGNQNYAIPADVDLTALRSVSIWCNRFNVSFGAAALT
- a CDS encoding DUF6504 family protein, giving the protein MWEFDESVEVRSDVVDGIETPQQFLWRGRLWRVCAVEAHWVETAAWWERGVIGAGVGAATATAIAGSSASVGVLDADWGPQRAVFRVEAGCGRHGRREMFDLAHDPDSGRWQLERVTDR
- a CDS encoding SAV_6107 family HEPN domain-containing protein, with translation MTVSPVSPAAAGSASRDLSRARTALTEAREADDHLIRYSSAHVAALRVAAAVLAVRARPARSGARRRVQRNAWVLLSEVAPEFGEWASFFAAGATQRAAAEAGLERAVTTREADDLVRAAETFYELVESSLNLTTQPVLPRASDPQSVLAQPWMQAS
- a CDS encoding serine hydrolase domain-containing protein, whose amino-acid sequence is MVSRRTTLKTGAGVVAVAVGGGGVLGASPRPASAEEIATSVEPDAAGLQEVLDEMASSAASGVLAEVRGGGRVWRGSGGVAELGEGKPVVAGGRFRAGSITKSFVAAVVLQLVGEGRLRLGDSVERWLPGVVAEGGRITVRQLLQHTSGIVNYTNTRAFRTLYGGVDQVVGLRDRTWTPQELLKFTAGEALLFELGTSWMYSNTNYILLALVIERVTGNHYAREAERRVLRPLGLRGTEFPGRRSVIVGSHAHGYLPRRVGDQVEPVDITRFNPSVGGASGEVVSTAADLNRFFRALVTGRLLRPEQQRELLQIRSTGRDYDYGLGVETKVVNGTRLWGHEGDIFGYQAASWSTEDGRRQLTVSYNPWGSGDPESFIERLLAVAFRNR
- a CDS encoding pyridoxamine 5'-phosphate oxidase family protein is translated as MTPQDTARRIIDANHYLTLATADRDGRPWASPVYFTPDGGTDIYWVSRPDSRHSLNLTARPEVAIVIYDSQRPVFTAEAVYLTAHAEQVPDSDLIRCTPTYRSRLPDLTTFTPEHLQTPNPLRLYRARALEASVLLNNDGPDLRVPLTLPI